In Arcobacter sp. F2176, a single window of DNA contains:
- a CDS encoding phosphatase PAP2 family protein codes for MLEKINTHILYTTLCLSFVIVLFAFTPIDIYVQNFFYKFDTHTWLIDRNNATLNFIFYKGMKKLLMLFAILIIISLIFFRKNKLIRMYRNGLIIIVLSSFTVPFVVVSLKDTTNMPCPKHTKDYGGKYPNVNIFESYPKGFKEKRIRCWPAGHASAGFALMSIFFLFKKRKNQVIALSFALLIAWSMGLYKMLIGDHFLSHTIISMILAWLIILIFAKIFKRKEIEKPTQI; via the coding sequence ATGCTAGAAAAAATTAATACTCATATACTGTATACAACACTTTGTTTATCTTTTGTAATAGTACTTTTTGCATTTACTCCCATAGATATTTATGTGCAAAACTTTTTTTATAAATTTGATACACATACTTGGTTAATAGATAGAAACAATGCTACTTTGAACTTTATTTTTTATAAAGGAATGAAAAAACTATTAATGCTATTTGCTATACTTATTATTATTTCTCTAATTTTTTTTAGAAAAAATAAGCTTATCCGAATGTATAGAAATGGTCTTATTATAATAGTATTAAGTTCATTTACTGTTCCGTTTGTTGTGGTTTCTTTAAAAGATACTACAAATATGCCTTGCCCAAAACATACAAAAGACTATGGAGGGAAATACCCAAATGTAAATATTTTTGAGTCATATCCAAAAGGTTTTAAAGAAAAAAGAATCAGATGTTGGCCCGCTGGTCATGCTAGTGCTGGATTTGCACTTATGTCAATCTTTTTTCTTTTTAAGAAAAGAAAAAATCAAGTTATAGCTTTATCCTTTGCACTTCTTATAGCTTGGAGTATGGGACTTTACAAAATGCTCATAGGTGATCACTTTTTAAGTCATACTATAATTAGCATGATTTTAGCTTGGCTCATTATATTAATATTCGCAAAAATATTTAAAAGGAAAGAAATTGAGAAACCAACCCAAATATAA